A region of Ictidomys tridecemlineatus isolate mIctTri1 chromosome 4, mIctTri1.hap1, whole genome shotgun sequence DNA encodes the following proteins:
- the Aldob gene encoding fructose-bisphosphate aldolase B, which translates to MAHRFPALTAEQKKELSDIAKRIVANGKGILAADESVGTMGNRLQRIKVENTEENRRQFREILFTVDNSINQSIGGVILFHETLYQKDSQGKLFRNILKEKGIVVGIKLDQGGAPLAGTNKETSIQGLDGLSERCAQYKKEGVDFGKWRAVLRIADQCPSSLAIQENANALARYASICQQNGLVPIVEPEVIPDGDHDLEHCQYVTEKVLAAVYKALNDHHVYLEGTLLKPNMVTAGHACTKKYTPEQVAMATVTALHRTVPAAVPGICFLSGGMSEEDATLNLNAINLCPLPKPWKLSFSYGRALQASALDAWNGKAANKKATQEAFMKRAVANSQAAKGQYVHTGSSGAASTQSLFTACYTY; encoded by the exons ATGGCCCACCGATTTCCTGCCCTCACTGCAGAACAGAAGAAGGAGCTCTCTGATATTGCCAAGCGCATCGTTGCCAATGGAAAGGGCATCCTGGCTGCAGATGAATCTGTAG GCACCATGGGAAACCGCTTACAGAGGATCAAGGTGGAAAACACGGAGGAGAACCGCAGACAGTTCCGTGAAATCCTCTTCACGGTGGACAATTCCATCAACCAAAGCATCGGGGGAGTGATCCTTTTCCACGAGACCCTCTATCAGAAGGACAGCCAGGGAAAGCTGTTCAGAAACATCCTCAAGGAGAAGGGCATCGTCGTGGGCATCAAG TTAGACCAAGGAGGTGCTCCCCTTGCAGGAACAAACAAAGAAACCTCCATTCAAG GGCTCGATGGCCTCTCAGAGCGCTGTGCTCAGTACAAGAAAGAAGGTGTTGACTTTGGGAAGTGGCGTGCTGTGCTAAGGATTGCTGACCAGTGCCCCTCCAGTCTTGCTATTCAAGAAAATGCCAATGCCCTGGCCCGCTACGCTAGCATCTGCCAGCAG aaTGGACTGGTACCCATTGTTGAGCCAGAGGTAATTCCTGATGGAGACCATGACCTGGAACACTGCCAGTATGTGACAGAGAAG GTCCTGGCTGCAGTCTACAAGGCCCTGAATGACCATCATGTTTACCTAGAGGGCACCCTGCTAAAGCCCAACATGGTGACTGCTGGACATGCCTGCACCAAGAAGTATACACCAGAGCAAGTGGCTATGGCCACCGTCACGGCTCTCCACCGCACTGTTCCTGCAGCTGTTCCTG GCATCTGCTTTTTGTCTGGTGGCATGAGTGAAGAGGATGCTACTCTTAATCTCAATGCCATCAACCTTTGCCCACTGCCAAAGCCCTGGAAACTGAGTTTCTCCTATGGACGGGCCCTGCAGGCCAGTGCATTGGATGCCTGGAATGGCAAGGCTGCAAACAAGAAGGCAACCCAGGAGGCCTTCATGAAGCGGGCTGTG GCTAACTCCCAGGCAGCTAAAGGACAGTATGTTCACACAGGCTCCTCTGGTGCTGCTTCTACCCAGTCACTCTTCACTGCCTGTTATACCTACTAG